In Verrucomicrobiota bacterium, the following are encoded in one genomic region:
- a CDS encoding RNA polymerase sigma factor, with amino-acid sequence MSNRETEQSIWFVDAVLPFEAGLRRWIRSRFSAIRDVDDLIQDTFSRILKAHDSGPVPNPQAFLFVVSRNLAINRLQRMKLEYSPEAEELDPLVLADEMASPFESTALQEEIDQLVSAIRSLPERCRQVMTLRKIYGLSQKEVAAKLEISENTVEVQVGIGMRKCTAFFHQRGYKTRDTR; translated from the coding sequence ATGTCCAATAGAGAAACAGAGCAATCCATATGGTTCGTTGATGCGGTCCTGCCTTTCGAGGCTGGGTTGCGGCGATGGATTAGATCCCGGTTTTCAGCCATTCGGGATGTGGACGACCTTATACAGGATACATTTTCACGGATACTTAAAGCGCACGATTCTGGCCCGGTACCGAATCCGCAGGCATTTCTCTTTGTGGTGTCGCGGAATTTGGCGATCAATCGTTTGCAGCGCATGAAGCTGGAGTACTCTCCTGAGGCCGAAGAGTTGGACCCGCTTGTTTTGGCGGATGAAATGGCGAGTCCCTTTGAATCCACGGCTTTACAAGAGGAAATCGACCAGTTGGTGTCCGCGATCCGGTCTTTACCCGAGCGATGTCGCCAGGTCATGACCTTAAGAAAAATTTACGGACTCTCGCAAAAGGAGGTGGCTGCGAAATTGGAAATTTCGGAGAACACCGTTGAGGTGCAGGTAGGTATAGGGATGCGCAAATGTACCGCCTTTTTCCACCAGCGAGGTTATAAAACTCGAGATACACGATGA